In Janthinobacterium sp. J1-1, a single genomic region encodes these proteins:
- a CDS encoding LytTR family DNA-binding domain-containing protein: MSTAVLADDEPHMRAALREQLLALWPGLRVLGEAEDGVAALAMIQALRPDIAFLDIRMPGLTGLQVAHALTVGTRVVFVTAFDNHALQAFEANAVDYVLKPLATERLAKVVAKLQQGAPLQGLAAALAQLGVAVAPAPEPPVERLEWLHVAVGKEVCMLHVDDVYYFEADSKYTRVVGEGCDGLIRHSLRQLSDRLEPGQYLQTHRSTLVNRRHIRAVHRHGEVMEIELKVDLPRLKVSLPNHHLFRAM, translated from the coding sequence ATGAGCACTGCCGTTCTGGCCGACGATGAACCGCATATGCGCGCCGCCCTGCGCGAACAGCTGCTGGCGCTGTGGCCCGGCTTGCGGGTGCTGGGCGAAGCCGAGGATGGCGTGGCCGCGCTGGCCATGATCCAGGCGCTGCGCCCGGACATCGCCTTTCTCGATATCCGCATGCCGGGCCTGACGGGCTTGCAGGTGGCCCATGCGCTGACCGTCGGTACGCGGGTGGTGTTTGTCACCGCGTTCGACAATCATGCGCTGCAGGCCTTCGAGGCGAATGCCGTCGATTATGTGCTCAAGCCTCTGGCGACGGAACGGCTGGCCAAAGTGGTGGCGAAATTGCAGCAGGGCGCGCCGTTGCAGGGGCTGGCGGCGGCGCTGGCGCAGCTGGGCGTCGCAGTGGCGCCGGCGCCGGAACCGCCGGTGGAGCGCCTGGAGTGGCTGCATGTGGCGGTCGGCAAGGAAGTGTGCATGCTGCATGTCGACGATGTGTACTACTTCGAGGCCGACAGCAAATATACGCGCGTGGTGGGCGAGGGCTGCGACGGCCTGATCCGCCATTCGCTGCGCCAGCTGAGCGACCGGCTGGAGCCAGGGCAATACCTGCAGACGCACCGCAGCACCCTGGTCAACCGGCGCCATATCCGCGCCGTGCACCGCCATGGCGAGGTGATGGAGATCGAGCTGAAGGTCGATCTGCCGCGGCTGAAAGTGTCGCTGCCGAACCACCATCTGTTCCGCGCGATGTGA
- a CDS encoding histidine kinase, whose translation MGPPVSRGAVRLLAGMLVLLGLALLEWLGGQVLGGDWSAQGVLAGVALGAAMLLLALATRRVRGELAAASVAALSAVGELALGAVIVFALAAAAAALLPLPLSARFMQGDRATDFIVFGACALALLVAGRATLRHLRQERRALAAQLAAAQAQATLAERERALAQAETALLRAQVEPHFLWNTLAHVQYLATSKPHDAAAMTGHLIRYLRAAVPAGTQGGGTIGSEIDSVRAYLEVMKIRMGARLDTVCTLAPELLEVPLAPLLLHTLVENAIKHGIEPKAGPVRLSVTACRDPQAPGMVLLEVCDTGVGLQAAPATRGGGLGLRSVRERLALQYGGRARLSVAGRPGGGVLARIVLPLAPPVAP comes from the coding sequence ATGGGGCCGCCTGTTTCACGGGGCGCGGTGCGCCTGTTGGCCGGCATGCTGGTCCTGCTGGGGCTGGCCCTGCTCGAATGGCTGGGTGGCCAGGTGCTGGGCGGCGACTGGTCGGCGCAGGGCGTGCTGGCCGGCGTGGCGCTGGGCGCCGCGATGCTGCTGCTGGCGCTGGCCACGCGCCGCGTGCGCGGCGAGCTGGCGGCCGCTAGCGTGGCCGCCTTGAGCGCGGTGGGCGAACTGGCGCTGGGGGCGGTCATCGTGTTCGCGCTGGCGGCGGCCGCCGCCGCGCTGTTGCCGCTGCCGCTCAGTGCCCGCTTCATGCAGGGCGACCGCGCCACCGATTTCATCGTCTTCGGCGCGTGCGCGCTGGCCTTGCTGGTGGCCGGACGCGCCACCTTGCGCCACCTGCGCCAGGAACGGCGCGCGCTGGCGGCGCAACTGGCGGCGGCGCAGGCGCAAGCCACCCTGGCCGAGCGCGAGCGCGCCCTGGCGCAGGCGGAAACGGCCTTGCTGCGGGCGCAGGTGGAACCGCATTTCTTGTGGAATACCCTGGCGCATGTGCAGTATCTGGCCACCAGCAAGCCGCACGATGCGGCAGCCATGACCGGCCATCTGATCCGCTATCTGCGCGCGGCGGTGCCGGCCGGCACGCAGGGCGGCGGCACCATCGGCTCGGAAATCGATTCCGTGCGGGCTTACCTGGAAGTGATGAAGATACGCATGGGTGCCAGGCTCGATACCGTCTGCACGCTGGCGCCGGAACTGCTTGAGGTGCCGCTGGCGCCCCTGCTGCTGCATACCCTGGTGGAAAACGCCATCAAGCACGGCATCGAGCCGAAGGCCGGCCCCGTGCGCCTGTCCGTGACCGCATGCCGCGACCCGCAAGCGCCAGGGATGGTGCTGCTGGAAGTGTGCGACACCGGTGTCGGCCTGCAGGCGGCGCCGGCCACGCGCGGCGGCGGCCTGGGCCTGCGCAGCGTGCGTGAACGGCTGGCCCTGCAATATGGCGGCAGGGCGCGCCTGAGCGTGGCGGGCCGGCCCGGTGGCGGCGTGCTGGCACGCATCGTCTTGCCTTTGGCTCCGCCTGTGGCGCCATGA
- a CDS encoding CHAT domain-containing protein, producing MTQHAARRRKVLAALACLAAPWGRAAPQPGAIAPDTSVFPQLDAKMRAGNRLLLEKKFLAGHTLLAEALAIVEADPARRWPFRAMVLPHLGFAELALGNTRQAVELLFQAIQTQDRITAEQLQPFARLPAAMETAMGKQLLKIEYGRQLLSAIGAPQAVRTVGEIPFDTTHATAEMWFTTARALHADGDFARLARFYRERIATLQAAADDLPAMLAQEYRHFKVGLLLWQAGQEAAAGEAYAAALRTNGQRFSCLERTGATMEGLWSGVAMRRTIVSAQLEQARRAGGLQRHAGALLQSVLAAKGGGARYQEALMHKLNASLDAPLIACRQQLRQLEDQIAALPQTLTDVTVFMQLSAMHGMLVSQASAALRIAGLDSIDLALLQDSLGKHALIGFFVYAPPSATALEPAPPRYLRYCVHATGIALHDLGPQAALEQAVHRYRAALTRKTDAAGAATLAQLLLRDLPTAVLAAPEWIIDADAALHLLPFDALPDAGGQPLALTRNCRHVSSPVQLLPRQDQAANARPGQGQGPGPAAIFADPAYGAGLAQPASATMRFAMPGHASAGERQRLVAVAPLPDTAGEAQAVLASLRQLGIASVLHQGIYASIGAMQASEAPIVLHVAAHAILGQDIDAATAPTPRQEQEWMDMLLPGRRAGLLLSRGGQADLMLAKDIARLRLHGTQLVVLSACNTGNGTVLPGEGLASLRRAVEMAGARSSITSLWSVPSEASAELMRHLYGHIGAGMAPGAALHRAKQALIRQGRPPLDWAGFVFAGTDAALVAPQRAA from the coding sequence ATGACACAGCATGCCGCACGCCGTCGCAAGGTACTGGCGGCGCTGGCCTGCCTGGCCGCGCCGTGGGGCCGCGCCGCGCCGCAGCCGGGCGCCATCGCGCCCGACACCAGCGTGTTTCCGCAGCTGGACGCCAAAATGCGCGCCGGCAACCGGCTGTTACTGGAAAAGAAGTTCCTCGCCGGTCACACCTTGCTGGCCGAGGCGCTGGCCATCGTGGAAGCCGACCCGGCGCGGCGCTGGCCGTTTCGCGCCATGGTCCTGCCACACCTTGGCTTTGCCGAGCTGGCCCTGGGAAACACGCGGCAGGCGGTCGAGCTCCTGTTCCAGGCAATCCAAACCCAGGACCGCATCACGGCCGAACAGCTGCAGCCGTTTGCCAGGCTGCCGGCGGCGATGGAAACCGCGATGGGAAAACAGCTGTTGAAGATCGAGTATGGCCGCCAGCTGCTGTCGGCCATCGGTGCACCACAGGCCGTGCGCACGGTCGGCGAGATACCGTTCGACACCACCCACGCCACGGCCGAAATGTGGTTCACCACGGCGCGCGCGCTGCATGCCGATGGCGACTTTGCGCGGCTGGCACGCTTTTACCGCGAACGCATCGCCACGCTGCAGGCGGCCGCCGACGACCTGCCCGCCATGCTGGCGCAGGAATACCGCCACTTCAAGGTCGGCCTGCTGCTGTGGCAGGCGGGCCAGGAGGCTGCCGCCGGCGAGGCCTACGCCGCGGCCTTGCGCACCAACGGCCAGCGTTTTTCCTGCCTCGAACGGACCGGCGCCACCATGGAAGGCCTGTGGTCGGGTGTCGCCATGCGCCGCACCATCGTCTCGGCCCAGCTGGAACAGGCGCGCCGCGCAGGCGGCTTGCAGCGCCATGCCGGCGCGCTGCTGCAGAGCGTGCTGGCCGCCAAGGGCGGCGGCGCGCGCTACCAGGAAGCCTTGATGCACAAGCTCAATGCCAGCCTTGACGCGCCACTGATCGCCTGCCGCCAGCAGCTGCGGCAGCTGGAAGACCAGATCGCCGCGCTGCCGCAGACGCTGACCGATGTCACCGTCTTCATGCAACTGTCGGCCATGCACGGCATGCTGGTCAGCCAGGCGTCGGCCGCGCTGCGGATAGCCGGCCTGGACAGCATCGACCTGGCCCTGCTGCAAGACAGCCTCGGCAAGCATGCGCTGATCGGCTTTTTCGTCTATGCGCCACCGTCGGCGACCGCGCTGGAGCCGGCGCCGCCACGCTATCTGCGCTATTGCGTGCACGCGACAGGCATCGCCCTGCACGACCTGGGGCCGCAGGCGGCGCTGGAACAGGCCGTGCACCGCTACCGTGCCGCACTGACGCGCAAGACGGACGCCGCCGGCGCCGCGACGCTGGCGCAGCTGCTGCTGCGGGACCTGCCCACCGCCGTGCTGGCGGCGCCCGAATGGATCATCGATGCCGACGCCGCCCTGCACCTGCTGCCCTTCGACGCCCTGCCCGACGCCGGGGGCCAGCCGCTGGCGCTGACCCGCAACTGCCGCCATGTCAGCTCGCCGGTCCAGTTGCTGCCACGCCAGGACCAGGCAGCCAACGCCAGGCCTGGACAGGGACAGGGACCTGGGCCGGCCGCCATCTTCGCCGATCCCGCCTATGGCGCCGGCCTGGCGCAGCCGGCCAGCGCCACCATGCGCTTCGCCATGCCGGGCCACGCCAGCGCCGGCGAGCGGCAACGCCTGGTGGCGGTCGCGCCCTTGCCCGACACGGCCGGCGAAGCGCAGGCCGTGCTGGCCAGCCTGCGGCAACTGGGCATCGCCAGCGTGCTGCACCAGGGCATATATGCCAGCATCGGCGCCATGCAGGCGAGCGAGGCGCCGATCGTGCTGCATGTGGCCGCCCATGCCATCCTGGGCCAGGATATCGACGCCGCCACGGCGCCCACGCCGCGACAGGAACAGGAGTGGATGGACATGCTGCTGCCGGGCCGGCGCGCAGGCCTGCTGCTGTCGCGCGGCGGCCAGGCCGACCTGATGCTGGCCAAGGATATCGCGCGCCTGCGCTTGCACGGCACGCAGCTGGTGGTGCTGTCGGCCTGCAATACCGGCAATGGCACGGTGCTGCCGGGCGAAGGCCTGGCCAGCCTGCGCCGGGCCGTGGAAATGGCCGGCGCGCGCAGTTCCATCACCTCGCTGTGGAGCGTGCCCAGCGAGGCAAGCGCGGAACTGATGCGGCATCTGTACGGCCATATCGGCGCCGGCATGGCACCGGGCGCGGCCCTGCACCGCGCCAAGCAGGCCCTGATACGGCAGGGCCGCCCGCCGCTCGACTGGGCCGGCTTTGTATTTGCGGGAACGGATGCGGCGCTGGTGGCGCCGCAGCGCGCCGCATAA